The following are encoded together in the Magnetospirillum gryphiswaldense MSR-1 v2 genome:
- a CDS encoding B12-binding domain-containing radical SAM protein yields MAPIAYSTVGKSFNYLIFHKVKMDRQRIILIYPEQGFSGNYVRHMPLSLLYAAAEVVKAGFDVQILDTRVVQDWAIRLARLLREQPTLCVGISVMSGRPIANAIAIGRKVKALAPNVPVVWGGPHATFYPASILEEPSCDYVVSGYASSSFHKLAQALNGHLPVDLVPGLSWRQDGEVRQTQAEDKKFESIPWQDVPYHLIEDYSVYGQVDQDRRIFSMYSALGCPYKCSFCSSPAQYAPIEGKKWVPLDAKDVVDHIQFVVERYQANYIYFIDDDSFPKLDHVRLVIEEIRRRELPVRLGFRGARINEIKRMSDDFLTMLAEAGTDILHIGAESGSDRILKLIRKDCTAEDIVEINQKLARHPEITAAYNFLMGVPTETLDELKLTRDLMLQLVRDHPNCIIFPPNKFRPLPGTELYDVAAREWGYRMPESLAEWANIEVEAKANSNWYPPGMERFFNLMLISSYFIDNKVMKVSRGKTAFFKFARILNFLYRPIALFRLRYGITFALVEYTGYRLLTRLLSRSGSGG; encoded by the coding sequence GTGGCCCCGATAGCATATTCAACAGTTGGGAAGAGCTTTAATTATCTTATTTTTCATAAGGTTAAGATGGATCGGCAGCGAATCATTCTGATTTATCCGGAACAGGGTTTTTCTGGTAACTATGTCCGGCATATGCCGCTGAGCCTGCTTTATGCCGCCGCGGAGGTGGTCAAGGCTGGGTTTGACGTTCAAATCCTCGATACCCGCGTGGTCCAGGATTGGGCGATCCGTCTGGCACGCCTGCTGCGTGAGCAGCCGACTTTGTGCGTGGGAATCAGCGTCATGTCGGGACGGCCCATCGCCAACGCCATCGCCATCGGACGCAAGGTTAAGGCGTTGGCGCCGAATGTGCCGGTGGTGTGGGGCGGGCCGCATGCCACTTTTTATCCGGCCAGTATCCTGGAAGAGCCCAGTTGTGATTACGTCGTGTCGGGTTACGCCTCGTCCAGTTTCCATAAATTAGCCCAAGCCCTGAATGGTCATCTCCCCGTGGATCTGGTCCCCGGCCTGTCCTGGCGCCAGGATGGTGAAGTCCGGCAAACTCAGGCCGAGGACAAGAAGTTCGAGTCCATTCCCTGGCAGGATGTCCCCTATCACCTGATCGAGGATTATTCCGTTTATGGTCAGGTCGATCAGGATCGGCGAATTTTTTCCATGTATTCGGCCTTGGGCTGTCCGTATAAATGCTCGTTCTGCTCGTCGCCGGCGCAATATGCTCCCATTGAGGGTAAGAAGTGGGTGCCGCTCGACGCGAAAGATGTCGTCGATCATATCCAGTTCGTGGTCGAACGTTATCAGGCCAATTACATCTACTTCATCGATGATGACAGCTTCCCCAAGCTTGACCATGTCCGGTTGGTCATCGAGGAAATCCGCCGGCGTGAGTTGCCTGTAAGGCTAGGGTTCCGCGGGGCGCGCATTAACGAAATCAAACGCATGAGCGATGATTTCCTGACCATGCTGGCGGAAGCGGGCACGGATATCCTACACATTGGGGCCGAAAGTGGGTCAGATCGGATTCTAAAACTGATCCGCAAGGATTGTACCGCCGAAGACATCGTCGAAATCAATCAAAAGCTGGCCCGGCATCCGGAAATCACCGCCGCCTACAATTTCCTTATGGGTGTGCCGACCGAAACCTTGGATGAGTTGAAGCTGACTCGCGACCTGATGTTGCAACTGGTCAGGGATCATCCCAATTGCATCATCTTCCCACCCAACAAGTTCCGTCCGCTGCCGGGCACCGAGCTTTATGACGTGGCGGCGCGGGAGTGGGGCTATCGTATGCCGGAAAGCTTGGCGGAATGGGCCAATATCGAGGTCGAGGCTAAAGCCAACAGCAACTGGTATCCGCCGGGAATGGAGCGGTTTTTCAATTTGATGCTGATCTCGTCCTATTTCATCGACAACAAGGTGATGAAGGTCAGCCGCGGGAAGACCGCTTTTTTCAAGTTTGCCCGTATTCTAAACTTTCTGTATCGACCGATCGCTTTGTTCCGACTTCGTTATGGAATCACCTTCGCCTTGGTCGAGTATACGGGATACCGTCTGTTGACCCGTTTGCTGTCACGCTCGGGCAGCGGCGGCTGA
- a CDS encoding glycosyltransferase family 2 protein has translation MNEGLSYIVPVYNEENGIAATIERLRAALIQLGIPYEIIIVNDGSRDQSRDKVEAIGGDDLRLISHPTNIGYGSALKSGIKIAKYEWIGIVDADGTYAIEALPLLVERMNQGFDMVVAARRNVLRLDKPIKRMFRRILIFSLNLLVGARIEDPNSGFRLFTKKLALTFFPFLCNTFSFTTSLTVFALGERFFVSYIPLDYSIRTGKSKVRHFRDSLRMMQLVLQGITFFNPIKFYLIMTLGFFIAFFIPSLFALALSMPWLSVLWLFSGALACVLVGLGVLADVIRISTLGRESV, from the coding sequence ATGAATGAAGGCCTTAGTTATATAGTTCCAGTCTACAATGAAGAAAACGGCATTGCGGCGACCATCGAAAGGTTGCGTGCTGCTTTGATCCAGTTGGGCATTCCATATGAAATCATCATTGTTAATGATGGTTCCCGCGATCAAAGTCGGGACAAAGTCGAGGCCATCGGCGGTGACGATCTGCGCCTTATCAGCCATCCGACCAATATCGGTTATGGTAGCGCCCTGAAGAGCGGGATCAAGATTGCCAAGTATGAGTGGATCGGCATTGTCGATGCCGATGGGACTTATGCCATTGAAGCTCTGCCCCTTTTGGTTGAGCGGATGAACCAGGGCTTCGACATGGTCGTTGCTGCCCGGCGGAATGTCTTGCGTCTGGACAAGCCGATCAAACGTATGTTTCGCCGTATTCTTATTTTCTCACTTAATTTACTGGTTGGGGCTAGGATCGAGGATCCGAACAGCGGCTTTCGTTTGTTTACCAAAAAGCTGGCGCTGACTTTCTTTCCATTCTTGTGCAATACGTTCTCATTTACGACATCTTTGACAGTATTTGCTCTGGGAGAACGCTTTTTTGTATCCTATATTCCGCTTGATTATTCTATCCGTACAGGAAAAAGCAAAGTAAGACACTTCAGAGATTCTTTACGTATGATGCAACTTGTCCTGCAGGGAATAACATTTTTTAATCCAATTAAGTTTTATTTGATAATGACGCTCGGATTTTTCATCGCTTTTTTTATTCCGTCATTATTTGCACTCGCGCTTTCCATGCCATGGCTTTCTGTATTATGGCTTTTTTCGGGGGCATTAGCTTGTGTTTTGGTGGGTCTTGGTGTTTTGGCGGATGTGATCCGTATTTCCACTTTAGGGCGAGAAAGTGTCTAA
- the asnB gene encoding asparagine synthase (glutamine-hydrolyzing) gives MCGIAGFTGPNDDRSGEWLETMTASLAHRGPDGQGTWTDGAMNLGHRRLAILDLGDGGRQPMVSPSGRVVVFNGEIYNHLDLRQQLTGFTFKTRSDTETLLAAWDHWGPSCLERLVGMFAFALWEPDSGRLFLARDRLGKKPLYLWRQGRFLAFASEAKALLHLPDIHTRACLDVRAMADFLCFGYVLGEKSAWAGISRLPPAHWAAFDLRSGEFQQSCYWHLDRHILAERIPYDQAARQRFAELLDDAVAIRLQADVSVGCFLSGGVDSSAIAATAARMGGQKPRTFSVSFPQQSFNESVYAQKVADHLGLELQCLDGGMIDAEAVGRGLDATDEFFADTSLMPTWLLNQSASRQVKVALSGDGADEILAGYSTYAADRLYRWYARIPAPIQAGLHRLADRLLRPSYGKVSFDYKLRRFLSGRGQNRQRAHAWWRVVFEPDALPLILADPVLESLGDYDPMATFEQHFKSVDGADFLDQCLYVDIKTWLADDILVKADRMSMAHGLEVRSPFLDHRLVEFCARLDPCAKMQGARQKVILKDVMADRLPADILSRRKEGFGAPTAGLGCEILPTLDFPHLFRQGFQLDGRHEDITYKSFALVILSQWMRRWSR, from the coding sequence ATGTGCGGTATTGCCGGTTTCACCGGGCCGAACGATGACAGGTCAGGCGAGTGGCTGGAGACAATGACCGCCAGCCTCGCCCACCGGGGGCCCGATGGCCAGGGAACCTGGACCGATGGAGCCATGAACCTGGGGCACCGGCGCTTGGCCATCCTTGATCTGGGCGATGGTGGGCGTCAGCCCATGGTGTCGCCTTCCGGGCGGGTGGTGGTCTTCAATGGTGAAATTTACAACCACCTGGATCTGCGGCAGCAACTGACCGGCTTCACCTTCAAAACACGATCCGACACCGAAACGTTACTGGCTGCCTGGGACCATTGGGGGCCATCCTGCCTGGAGCGGCTGGTCGGTATGTTCGCCTTTGCCCTATGGGAACCCGACAGCGGTCGCTTGTTTCTGGCCCGCGACCGTTTAGGCAAGAAACCGCTGTATTTGTGGCGGCAAGGTCGGTTCCTGGCCTTCGCTTCCGAAGCCAAGGCTTTGCTCCACCTGCCGGATATCCACACCCGGGCGTGCCTCGATGTTCGCGCCATGGCCGATTTTCTTTGCTTCGGTTATGTCCTTGGGGAAAAGAGTGCCTGGGCGGGAATTTCCCGCCTGCCACCCGCCCACTGGGCGGCATTCGACCTGCGAAGCGGCGAGTTCCAACAGAGCTGCTATTGGCATCTCGACCGCCACATCCTGGCAGAGCGTATTCCCTATGATCAGGCGGCACGGCAGCGTTTTGCCGAGTTGTTGGACGATGCCGTCGCCATCAGGCTGCAAGCGGATGTGTCGGTAGGTTGCTTTCTGTCAGGCGGGGTCGATTCTTCGGCCATCGCTGCCACTGCTGCCCGGATGGGGGGACAAAAGCCGCGAACCTTCAGCGTTTCCTTTCCCCAGCAAAGCTTCAACGAAAGTGTCTATGCCCAGAAAGTGGCCGACCATCTGGGGTTGGAGCTTCAGTGCCTGGACGGCGGCATGATTGATGCCGAAGCGGTGGGTCGCGGACTGGATGCCACCGATGAGTTTTTCGCCGACACCTCGCTGATGCCCACCTGGCTGTTGAACCAGTCGGCATCGCGTCAGGTCAAGGTGGCGCTTTCCGGCGACGGTGCCGATGAAATCCTCGCCGGCTATTCCACCTATGCTGCGGACCGTTTGTATCGTTGGTATGCGCGAATTCCGGCACCGATCCAGGCGGGATTGCACCGCCTTGCCGATCGTCTGTTGCGGCCCAGTTATGGCAAGGTTTCATTCGACTACAAACTACGTCGCTTTCTTTCAGGACGGGGACAAAACCGGCAACGGGCGCATGCGTGGTGGCGGGTAGTCTTTGAACCGGACGCCTTGCCGTTGATCCTTGCCGATCCGGTATTGGAAAGCTTGGGCGATTACGATCCCATGGCCACGTTCGAGCAACACTTTAAATCGGTCGATGGTGCGGATTTTCTCGACCAGTGCTTATACGTGGATATCAAGACATGGCTGGCCGATGACATCCTGGTCAAGGCCGACCGGATGAGTATGGCCCATGGCCTGGAGGTGCGTTCACCCTTCCTTGATCACCGGTTGGTGGAGTTCTGCGCCCGTCTGGACCCTTGCGCAAAAATGCAAGGAGCGCGGCAGAAAGTGATTTTGAAGGATGTCATGGCCGACCGCCTGCCGGCGGATATATTGTCACGGCGTAAAGAAGGATTTGGGGCCCCTACAGCCGGGCTGGGGTGTGAGATATTGCCGACGCTGGACTTTCCGCACCTTTTTCGTCAAGGTTTCCAGCTTGATGGTCGGCACGAGGACATCACCTATAAGTCCTTCGCTTTGGTCATTCTTTCCCAATGGATGCGTCGCTGGTCCCGATAA
- a CDS encoding mannose-1-phosphate guanylyltransferase/mannose-6-phosphate isomerase, protein MKQYPETLIPVILSGGAGTRLWPLSRELRPKQLLKLNSDQSLLQETAGRLGGRPMVVCNQEHRFIVAEQLRELEMEPRAIVIEPVGRNTAPAVAVTALLAAPEALLLVMPSDHQVRDVAAFHQAVDQAIPLAQAGQLVTFGIQPTEANTGYGYIKCGDGFAVEKFVEKPDRATAEAYLASGSYLWNAGIFLFQAKTYLEELVAQHPAMVEQCRAALDQGGSDLFFFRLAEEPFAAISGQSIDYAVMENTSRAAVVPVDMGWSDIGSWSALWQESPHDGNGNVLLGDVIAEGVDNCYVRADDRLVAAIGVRDLIVVATDDAVLVADKAHDQDVKKVVERLKAVGRSEASQGSRTWRPWGWFQTIDDGHRYRVKHIQVNPGAKLSLQKHWHRSEHWVVVTGTALVTCGDSTFTLRENESTFIPAGTVHRLENPGKLPLRMIEVQSGEYVGEDDIVRIDDDYGRII, encoded by the coding sequence ATGAAGCAATATCCAGAGACCCTGATTCCCGTCATTCTGTCCGGTGGTGCCGGTACCCGGCTATGGCCGCTGTCGCGGGAACTGCGGCCCAAGCAATTGCTGAAGCTGAACTCTGACCAGAGCCTGTTGCAGGAAACGGCGGGACGCCTGGGCGGGCGGCCCATGGTGGTGTGTAACCAGGAACATCGTTTCATCGTCGCCGAGCAATTACGCGAGCTGGAGATGGAGCCACGCGCCATCGTCATCGAGCCGGTGGGACGCAACACGGCGCCGGCGGTGGCGGTCACCGCCTTGCTGGCCGCGCCCGAGGCATTGCTGCTGGTGATGCCGTCCGACCATCAGGTGCGTGACGTCGCCGCTTTCCACCAGGCAGTGGATCAGGCGATCCCCTTGGCCCAAGCCGGCCAGTTGGTGACCTTCGGCATCCAGCCGACCGAGGCCAATACCGGCTATGGCTATATCAAGTGCGGAGATGGTTTCGCAGTCGAAAAGTTTGTCGAAAAGCCCGACCGGGCGACGGCGGAAGCCTATCTCGCCTCGGGCAGTTATCTGTGGAATGCTGGCATCTTCCTGTTTCAGGCCAAGACCTATCTGGAGGAATTGGTCGCCCAGCATCCGGCCATGGTCGAGCAATGCCGCGCAGCCCTGGATCAGGGAGGCTCGGATCTGTTCTTTTTCCGTCTGGCGGAAGAACCTTTTGCCGCCATCAGCGGCCAAAGCATCGACTATGCGGTGATGGAAAACACCAGCCGTGCCGCCGTGGTGCCGGTGGACATGGGATGGTCTGATATCGGCTCGTGGTCGGCGCTGTGGCAGGAAAGCCCGCACGACGGCAATGGCAACGTGCTGTTGGGCGACGTCATCGCCGAAGGTGTGGATAATTGCTATGTGCGCGCCGACGATCGACTGGTTGCCGCCATCGGCGTGCGCGACCTGATCGTGGTGGCCACCGATGATGCCGTGTTGGTGGCCGACAAAGCCCATGACCAGGACGTGAAGAAGGTGGTGGAGCGGCTGAAGGCGGTGGGCCGGTCCGAGGCCAGCCAAGGCAGCCGCACTTGGCGGCCCTGGGGCTGGTTTCAGACCATCGACGACGGCCATCGCTATCGGGTCAAGCACATCCAGGTCAATCCGGGGGCGAAATTATCCCTGCAAAAGCACTGGCATCGTTCGGAACATTGGGTGGTGGTCACTGGCACCGCCCTGGTCACCTGTGGCGACAGCACTTTTACCTTGCGGGAAAACGAATCGACCTTCATTCCCGCCGGGACGGTGCACCGTCTGGAAAATCCCGGCAAGCTGCCGCTCAGGATGATCGAGGTGCAGTCGGGTGAATATGTGGGGGAAGACGATATCGTCCGCATCGATGATGATTATGGGCGTATTATCTGA